From the genome of Solidesulfovibrio carbinolicus, one region includes:
- a CDS encoding class I SAM-dependent methyltransferase — MAARITASLTFLQHVLAEALRPGDLAVDATVGNGHDTALLARLVGPSGLVHGFDVQAEAIASAGRLLAAAGLAERVRLHALGHERLAEVLPEADHGRATAVVFNLGYLPGGDETRTTRPETTLAALEASREILAPGGVIALACYGGHAGGAEETAAVAAWCRALPFAGWRVARYELINKPGGPIVAVIAHKLPKSGSGGGS, encoded by the coding sequence ATGGCGGCTCGGATCACGGCTTCGCTCACGTTTTTGCAGCATGTCCTGGCCGAAGCCCTGCGCCCCGGCGATCTGGCCGTGGACGCCACCGTGGGCAACGGCCACGACACGGCCTTGCTGGCCCGGCTGGTCGGCCCGTCGGGGCTGGTCCACGGCTTTGACGTGCAGGCCGAGGCCATCGCCTCGGCCGGGCGGCTCCTGGCCGCCGCCGGTCTGGCCGAGCGCGTGCGCCTCCATGCCCTGGGCCACGAGCGCCTGGCCGAGGTCCTGCCGGAAGCTGACCATGGCCGGGCGACGGCCGTGGTCTTCAATCTCGGCTACCTGCCCGGCGGCGACGAAACGCGCACTACTCGGCCGGAAACCACCCTGGCCGCCCTGGAGGCGAGCCGGGAAATCCTGGCTCCGGGCGGCGTCATCGCCCTGGCCTGCTACGGCGGCCATGCCGGCGGGGCCGAGGAAACGGCCGCCGTGGCTGCCTGGTGCCGGGCGCTGCCCTTTGCCGGCTGGCGCGTGGCCCGCTACGAACTCATCAACAAACCCGGTGGCCCCATCGTGGCCGTCATTGCTCACAAGCTCCCCAAATCCGGTTCTGGCGGCGGTTCGTAA
- a CDS encoding methyl-accepting chemotaxis protein, with the protein MKSFPVVCCVIVNALLLAAAGFLGTGPAAVALLAASFALTTIFVFWTQSAVNGACAQMQDTFAAMTSNAFTCSITDHPLLETAALREALIPHETALKARLSRDEAMIGNIITPMAIVDEQGKIKWLNEYMVKLTENDGAPEKHIGTSFSRFFYGDSRETVAEHALRTRQKQSSKTEFDTRKGHHKFISIFSAPVVDFDGKLIGAFVSVADFTGVVLKERTITEQNNRIASGVKEATAVAESLAEAAEQMSAQIGHSTEGMEEQRARTAEVATAIEEMNSTILEVARNAGDAAATAGQANSMAATGAGLVDKVIEVMESVSEKANGLKSEMRGLGEQAQGIGQIMQVISDIADQTNLLALNAAIEAARAGEAGRGFAVVADEVRKLAEKTMTATKEVSNYIRAIQDSASRNMAATDETTHVIEKADALAHEAGDALRQILNFVERTSDQVRGIATAAEQQSATSEEINRSTDHINTIAESTAGAMAVASSAVTDLAHLASDLKTSMTRMHLEQ; encoded by the coding sequence ATGAAATCGTTCCCGGTTGTGTGCTGCGTCATTGTCAATGCCCTGCTCCTGGCCGCCGCCGGCTTTCTGGGCACCGGGCCGGCCGCCGTGGCCTTGTTGGCTGCCTCCTTCGCCCTGACCACGATTTTCGTCTTCTGGACGCAAAGCGCGGTCAACGGCGCCTGCGCCCAGATGCAGGACACCTTCGCGGCCATGACTTCCAACGCCTTTACCTGCAGCATCACCGACCATCCCCTGCTTGAAACCGCCGCCCTGCGCGAGGCGCTGATTCCCCACGAGACCGCGCTCAAGGCCCGCCTGTCCCGAGACGAAGCCATGATCGGCAACATCATCACGCCCATGGCTATTGTCGACGAACAGGGCAAGATCAAATGGCTCAACGAATACATGGTGAAGCTGACCGAAAACGACGGCGCGCCGGAAAAACACATCGGCACGTCCTTCTCGCGGTTCTTCTACGGCGACTCCCGCGAAACCGTGGCCGAACACGCCCTGCGCACCCGCCAGAAACAATCCTCCAAGACCGAGTTCGACACCCGCAAGGGCCACCACAAGTTCATCAGCATCTTCTCCGCCCCGGTCGTCGATTTCGACGGCAAGCTCATCGGGGCCTTCGTGTCCGTGGCCGACTTCACCGGCGTCGTGCTCAAGGAACGCACCATCACCGAGCAAAACAACCGCATCGCCAGCGGCGTCAAGGAAGCCACCGCCGTGGCCGAAAGCCTGGCCGAAGCGGCCGAACAGATGAGCGCCCAGATCGGGCATTCCACCGAAGGCATGGAGGAGCAGCGCGCCCGCACCGCCGAAGTGGCCACGGCCATCGAGGAAATGAATTCCACCATCCTCGAAGTGGCCCGCAACGCCGGCGACGCCGCCGCCACCGCCGGCCAAGCCAATTCCATGGCCGCCACCGGCGCGGGGCTCGTGGACAAGGTCATCGAGGTCATGGAATCGGTGAGCGAAAAAGCCAACGGCCTCAAATCGGAAATGCGCGGCCTGGGCGAACAGGCCCAGGGCATCGGCCAGATCATGCAGGTCATCTCCGACATCGCCGACCAGACCAACCTGCTGGCGCTCAATGCCGCCATCGAGGCGGCCCGAGCCGGCGAGGCCGGGCGCGGTTTCGCCGTGGTGGCCGACGAAGTGCGCAAGCTGGCCGAAAAAACCATGACCGCCACCAAGGAAGTCAGCAACTACATCCGGGCCATCCAGGACAGCGCCAGCCGCAACATGGCCGCCACCGACGAAACCACCCACGTCATCGAAAAAGCCGACGCCCTGGCCCACGAGGCCGGCGACGCCCTGCGCCAGATCCTCAACTTCGTCGAGCGCACCTCGGATCAGGTGCGCGGCATCGCCACCGCCGCCGAGCAGCAGTCGGCCACCTCCGAAGAGATCAACCGCTCCACCGACCACATCAACACCATCGCCGAATCCACGGCCGGAGCCATGGCCGTGGCCTCCTCGGCCGTCACCGATCTGGCCCACCTGGCCAGCGACCTCAAGACGTCCATGACCCGGATGCATCTGGAGCAATAA
- a CDS encoding respiratory chain complex I subunit 1 family protein — MNAWLHILAALVLAPLVPGIVNRVKALMSGRVGKPLLQTYFDLAKLTRKGLVESHTASFMLGVGPAVSLAAICGALCLLPGPASPAPASFAGDFMLAAYCLGLSRLAIILAALDTGSSFEGMGASREAAFSALAEPVLFLALLALAVDAPSLSLSGMLGQGLSGALAPERLFVPLLLFILLLTENCRIPVDDPNTHLELTMIHEVMVLDHSGPDMAMISYGAALKLWFFAAAVTLSLLPVQAMAPLAAWAAFLAGVGLVAVAVGLVESSMARLRLLRVPRLLGSAGALAALSLVLTVWR; from the coding sequence ATGAACGCCTGGCTCCACATCCTCGCCGCCCTTGTCCTGGCCCCGCTGGTCCCCGGCATCGTCAACCGGGTCAAGGCCCTCATGTCCGGCCGCGTCGGCAAGCCGCTGCTGCAGACCTATTTCGATCTGGCCAAACTGACGCGCAAGGGCCTGGTGGAAAGCCACACCGCAAGCTTCATGCTGGGGGTGGGGCCGGCCGTGTCCCTGGCCGCCATTTGCGGCGCGCTGTGCCTGCTGCCCGGGCCGGCCAGTCCCGCCCCGGCCAGCTTTGCCGGCGACTTCATGCTGGCCGCCTATTGCCTGGGGCTGTCGCGCCTGGCCATCATCCTGGCCGCCCTGGACACCGGATCGAGCTTCGAAGGCATGGGGGCCAGCCGCGAGGCCGCCTTTTCCGCCCTGGCCGAACCCGTGCTCTTCCTGGCCTTGCTCGCCCTGGCCGTGGACGCCCCATCCCTGTCCCTGTCCGGGATGCTCGGCCAGGGGCTTTCCGGCGCGCTGGCCCCGGAGCGGCTGTTCGTGCCCCTGCTCCTGTTCATTTTGCTGTTGACCGAAAACTGCCGCATCCCGGTGGACGACCCCAACACCCACCTGGAGCTGACCATGATCCATGAAGTCATGGTGCTGGACCACAGCGGCCCGGACATGGCCATGATCAGCTACGGCGCGGCGCTCAAGCTGTGGTTTTTCGCCGCCGCCGTGACCCTGTCGCTGCTGCCGGTCCAGGCCATGGCCCCCCTGGCCGCCTGGGCCGCCTTCCTGGCCGGCGTCGGGCTGGTCGCCGTGGCCGTGGGGCTGGTCGAATCCTCCATGGCCCGGCTGCGGCTGTTGCGCGTGCCGCGTCTGCTCGGATCGGCCGGGGCCCTGGCCGCCTTGTCCCTGGTGCTCACGGTGTGGAGGTAG
- a CDS encoding hydrogenase-4 component E produces the protein MAAIQSLLVALVVVNLAYLAVTRLKTLTRITALQGVLLAATPLAVAGPHGHGLVLSLAVLAIKGIGFPWLVARTLSRLEVNPVVEPYFGFNMSLLAGVGGLLFSLWLESRLPFPPGLFPPLLFPAALTSIFSGLTLVVARRKALTQVIGYLAAENGIFLLGVPLAAQGSVWLELSVLLDVFVAVFVMGIALHHINKTFESIDVGRFCSLRD, from the coding sequence ATGGCCGCGATACAATCGCTGCTTGTCGCGTTGGTGGTGGTCAATCTGGCCTATCTGGCCGTCACGCGCCTCAAAACGCTGACCCGCATCACCGCCCTGCAAGGGGTGCTCCTGGCCGCCACGCCCCTGGCCGTGGCCGGCCCACACGGCCATGGGCTGGTCCTGTCCCTGGCCGTGCTGGCCATCAAGGGCATCGGCTTTCCCTGGCTGGTGGCCCGTACCCTGTCGCGCCTGGAAGTCAATCCCGTGGTCGAACCCTACTTCGGCTTCAATATGTCGTTGCTGGCCGGCGTGGGCGGCCTTTTATTCTCCTTGTGGCTGGAATCGCGCCTGCCGTTTCCGCCCGGGCTTTTCCCGCCGCTGCTCTTCCCGGCGGCGCTGACCTCCATCTTCTCGGGCCTGACCCTGGTGGTGGCCCGGCGCAAGGCGCTCACGCAAGTCATCGGCTATCTGGCCGCCGAAAACGGCATCTTTCTCCTGGGCGTGCCGCTTGCCGCCCAAGGGTCGGTTTGGCTCGAACTGTCCGTGCTCCTGGACGTCTTCGTCGCCGTGTTCGTCATGGGCATCGCCCTCCACCACATCAACAAAACCTTCGAGTCCATCGACGTCGGACGGTTTTGCAGCCTGCGGGACTAA
- a CDS encoding proton-conducting transporter transmembrane domain-containing protein, producing the protein MELFGLSLAFFLLGALASLALAGREAAHRLGPAGAVAGSLVGLAGLALTPASAVTQATLPWGLPFGSLALGLDPASRLFLIPVYAVGAAAAVAGSLALAGSEAAQAGPDRRGPHWFFYNVLLAGLALVMAARDGVVFLIAWEVMSLAPFFLGSLHDDEVEVREAAWTYLVCAHLGAALVIAFFALAMGQAGATGFDALAEAARAGRFTLPSLLFFLAFFGFAAKIGLVPFHVWLPAIYPAAPGHVAALMSGGMINVGLYGLWRALEILPPPAPWQGWTIAGLGLASALLGILAALGQGNLKRLLAYSSVENMGLICLGLGLGLVGLSCGNPAMAALGLGGALFHMLCHAGFKSLLFLCASEVLASVGSARIAHLGGLAKRMPAVGTLFLLAGAGIAGLPPLPGFIGELTMALAMLAGLDLPGLLPRTASAASLAALAAVGGFALAAFAKAGGLAFLGAPRTPAAAKAEAPPRAALLAPLFLAAGLVAAAALAPALLRFVGQAVLAFPGMDPAPARAALEQAAAAARTVGFFGAGIIALAGGLLWLRAWAGAAHGRRREPTWGCGYTAPTAHMQYGAASFVEPTAKLLAGPMGLTRRLDMDPGLFPKRATLFVVSRDAARDKLFTPLFEAVARLCDAAKVVQHGKVHLYILYVLATVVLLLAWKLS; encoded by the coding sequence ATGGAACTGTTCGGACTGTCGCTGGCCTTCTTTCTCTTGGGGGCGTTGGCTTCCCTGGCCTTGGCCGGCCGGGAGGCGGCCCATCGCCTGGGACCAGCCGGAGCCGTGGCCGGCTCCCTGGTCGGTCTGGCCGGCCTGGCGCTCACGCCGGCCAGCGCCGTGACCCAGGCCACCCTCCCCTGGGGGCTGCCCTTCGGCTCTCTGGCCCTGGGTCTCGACCCGGCCAGCCGCCTGTTCCTCATTCCCGTCTACGCCGTGGGCGCGGCCGCCGCCGTGGCCGGCTCCCTGGCTCTGGCCGGAAGCGAGGCCGCCCAGGCCGGACCGGACCGGCGCGGGCCGCACTGGTTTTTTTACAATGTCCTGCTGGCCGGCTTGGCCCTGGTCATGGCCGCCCGGGACGGGGTGGTGTTCCTCATCGCCTGGGAAGTCATGTCCCTGGCACCGTTTTTTTTGGGGAGCCTGCACGACGACGAAGTCGAGGTGCGCGAGGCGGCCTGGACCTACCTCGTGTGTGCCCACCTCGGCGCGGCCCTGGTCATCGCCTTTTTCGCCCTGGCCATGGGGCAGGCCGGAGCCACGGGCTTTGACGCCCTGGCCGAGGCCGCCCGGGCCGGCCGATTTACCCTGCCCAGCCTGCTTTTCTTCCTGGCGTTTTTCGGATTCGCCGCCAAGATCGGGCTGGTTCCCTTCCATGTCTGGCTGCCGGCCATCTATCCGGCCGCGCCGGGCCACGTGGCCGCGCTCATGTCCGGCGGCATGATCAACGTGGGCCTCTACGGCCTGTGGCGGGCCCTGGAAATCCTGCCCCCCCCCGCGCCCTGGCAGGGCTGGACCATCGCCGGCCTGGGGCTGGCCAGCGCCCTGCTCGGCATCCTGGCCGCCCTGGGACAGGGCAACCTCAAACGGCTGCTCGCCTATTCCAGCGTGGAAAACATGGGGCTTATCTGCCTGGGCCTGGGCCTGGGGCTGGTCGGCCTGTCCTGCGGCAACCCGGCCATGGCCGCCCTGGGCCTTGGCGGGGCGCTTTTTCACATGCTGTGCCATGCCGGCTTTAAATCCCTGCTCTTTTTGTGCGCTTCCGAGGTGCTCGCATCCGTGGGCAGCGCCCGCATCGCCCACCTGGGCGGCCTGGCCAAGCGGATGCCGGCCGTCGGGACGCTCTTTCTCCTGGCCGGAGCCGGCATCGCCGGCCTGCCGCCCCTGCCGGGCTTTATCGGCGAGCTGACCATGGCCCTGGCCATGCTGGCCGGCCTGGATCTCCCGGGACTCTTGCCGCGCACCGCTTCGGCCGCCTCCCTGGCCGCCCTGGCCGCCGTGGGCGGCTTCGCCCTGGCCGCCTTTGCCAAGGCCGGCGGGCTGGCGTTTCTCGGCGCGCCCCGCACCCCGGCCGCGGCCAAGGCCGAAGCGCCCCCCCGTGCCGCCCTTCTCGCGCCGCTTTTCCTGGCCGCCGGCCTGGTCGCCGCCGCCGCCCTGGCCCCGGCGCTGCTGCGCTTTGTCGGCCAAGCCGTTCTGGCCTTTCCGGGCATGGACCCGGCCCCGGCCCGGGCCGCCCTGGAGCAGGCCGCCGCCGCCGCCCGCACCGTGGGCTTTTTCGGGGCCGGCATCATTGCCCTGGCCGGGGGGCTGCTGTGGCTGCGCGCCTGGGCCGGGGCCGCCCATGGCCGACGCCGCGAGCCGACCTGGGGCTGCGGCTACACCGCCCCCACCGCTCACATGCAGTACGGCGCGGCCTCGTTCGTGGAACCAACCGCCAAGCTCCTGGCCGGCCCCATGGGCCTGACCCGCCGCCTGGACATGGACCCGGGCCTTTTCCCCAAGCGCGCGACACTTTTCGTCGTCAGCCGCGACGCCGCCCGGGACAAGCTCTTCACGCCGCTGTTCGAAGCCGTGGCCCGGCTGTGCGACGCCGCCAAGGTGGTGCAGCACGGCAAGGTGCATCTCTACATCCTCTACGTGCTGGCCACCGTCGTGCTCCTTTTGGCCTGGAAGCTCTCATGA
- a CDS encoding proton-conducting transporter transmembrane domain-containing protein encodes MLAALPLIPLLAGLMALALPADGPRRWLLVVVGCLHLTLVGTTWVHPPAPAYGGLLELDPLGQLFLTLASLLFTAAAFYAVGYLRHEGAVHEKRDFQDGATFINAPERVFSLCLCLFLSAMTVVCATRNLSVLWVGIEATTLSSAPLIYFHRHRRSLEATWKYLVICSVGIALALLGNILVSVAFYDPVAPAASMDLAELLPLAPGAAKPWLRAAFIFLLVGYGSKMGLAPMHNWLPDAHSQSPSLVSALLSGALLNCAFLGILRAVQILSPAGLGAFCGELLVLFGLISMVTAAVFIVGLGDYKRMLAYSSVEHMGILALGVGIGGGAAFGAMLHAVNHSLTKGALFLISGNILAVYHTRSCHDARGVSRALPITAALWTAGFLAICGSPPFGLFVSELAILQAMFAGGHGLAATIYVVALAVIFVGMATSVCRMVQGPLPPAVRHPGPERVLSVASPLALLAAALTLGLYVPKGLADVLARAAAAVSLGG; translated from the coding sequence ATGCTTGCCGCCTTGCCCCTTATCCCCTTGCTGGCCGGCCTCATGGCCCTGGCCCTGCCCGCCGACGGCCCGCGCCGCTGGCTGCTGGTGGTGGTCGGCTGCCTCCATCTCACCCTGGTGGGCACGACATGGGTCCATCCCCCGGCCCCGGCCTACGGCGGCCTGCTCGAACTCGATCCCCTGGGCCAGCTCTTCCTCACCCTGGCCAGCCTGCTGTTCACCGCCGCCGCCTTCTACGCCGTGGGCTACCTGCGCCACGAAGGGGCGGTCCACGAGAAGCGCGACTTCCAGGACGGCGCGACCTTTATCAATGCCCCGGAGCGGGTCTTCAGCCTGTGCCTGTGCCTGTTTCTTTCGGCCATGACCGTGGTCTGCGCCACCCGCAACCTCTCGGTGCTGTGGGTCGGCATCGAGGCCACCACCCTGTCCAGCGCGCCGCTGATCTACTTCCACCGCCACCGCCGCTCCCTGGAAGCCACCTGGAAATACCTCGTCATCTGCTCCGTGGGCATCGCCCTGGCCCTTTTGGGCAACATCCTCGTGTCCGTGGCCTTCTACGATCCGGTGGCTCCGGCCGCTTCCATGGATTTGGCCGAGTTGCTGCCCCTGGCCCCGGGCGCGGCCAAGCCCTGGCTGCGGGCGGCCTTTATCTTCCTGCTGGTCGGCTACGGCTCGAAAATGGGCCTGGCCCCCATGCACAACTGGCTGCCCGACGCCCACAGCCAGTCGCCGTCCCTGGTCTCGGCGCTTTTATCCGGCGCGCTTTTAAACTGCGCCTTCCTGGGCATCCTGCGGGCCGTGCAGATCCTGTCTCCGGCCGGGCTTGGGGCGTTTTGCGGCGAGCTGCTGGTGCTTTTTGGCCTCATCTCCATGGTCACGGCCGCCGTCTTCATCGTGGGCCTTGGCGACTACAAACGCATGCTGGCCTACTCCAGCGTCGAGCACATGGGCATATTGGCCCTGGGCGTGGGCATCGGCGGCGGCGCGGCCTTCGGGGCCATGCTCCACGCCGTCAACCATTCCCTGACCAAAGGCGCGCTGTTTCTGATTTCCGGCAACATCCTGGCCGTCTACCACACCCGCTCCTGCCACGACGCCCGGGGCGTGTCCCGGGCGCTGCCCATAACCGCCGCCCTGTGGACGGCCGGGTTTCTGGCCATCTGCGGCTCGCCGCCCTTTGGCCTGTTTGTCAGCGAGCTGGCCATCCTGCAAGCCATGTTCGCCGGCGGCCACGGCCTGGCCGCCACCATCTACGTCGTGGCCCTGGCTGTGATCTTCGTCGGCATGGCCACCTCCGTGTGCCGCATGGTCCAGGGGCCGCTGCCGCCGGCCGTGCGCCATCCCGGCCCCGAGCGCGTGCTGTCCGTGGCCTCGCCCCTGGCCCTTTTGGCCGCCGCCTTGACCCTGGGCCTGTATGTGCCCAAGGGCCTGGCCGACGTCTTGGCCCGGGCGGCCGCCGCCGTCTCCCTGGGAGGATAG
- a CDS encoding methyltransferase domain-containing protein codes for MPFEPDRWTHIAVDDAAVYLFPQGPDWFVPNPAGQAAIERAAAGCAGSVDDALFLARLPEAAAAPYAGRHEALTLSRLGELWLHVTDRCNLACRHCLFCSGPAAGTELPTETALARVAEAAALGCRVFALTGGEPFCHPGLSDIVAAALAVPGSHVAILTNGTGFSDQAALVASWPRDRVHFQVSCDGLAPRHDALRGIGAFARLADDLARARAMGFGVTLSACPTRDNVADLPALADLAANVGAAGLHFMWHFAAGRGRDDHRPDDDALFAAVTEAARRAEAAGVAVDNLTALAGQVFSPAGTRHDGATSGWESVAVGPDGRLYPSPALIGEAAVATPIGPGGLAAAWRHSPVLAGLRRVTCADSDDPWRFVLGGPDPDHAWRHDGRFDGEDPYLPLRRRLAGWMIAREAAGVPDGRPDRPGLRLKMGETHESCHAHGEVALAHANCLLSMAGTTSLGHIKDFYTEAAAVEKGDIVNPVRYPLELVDHIPEFYRVRGYGCGSPVADAALVPGETVMDLGCGAGVECLIAARQVGPTGRAIGVDMLPAMLGRAARAGAATAEVLGYANAVFLQGYLEALPVADGSVHCIVSNCVLNLSTKKRRLYAEILRVLAPGGRLVFSDVATETPAPAVIRNDPTLRGECISGTLTQTDLVAILEEAGFTAVRILRRFPYRVVGGHDFYSVTVEAKKPLTAPIRRRVLYRGPFRAVALASGELLPAGEVREVELHEDDPAGAFLLVLDERGNIANPDFDAGGSSCCCGPAPNETVTALLQKTANQPALAPFNIGPPVRNNS; via the coding sequence ATGCCTTTCGAACCCGACCGCTGGACCCATATCGCCGTCGACGACGCCGCCGTTTATCTTTTTCCCCAAGGCCCGGACTGGTTCGTGCCCAACCCGGCCGGCCAGGCCGCCATTGAGCGGGCGGCCGCGGGCTGCGCCGGGTCCGTGGACGACGCCCTGTTCCTGGCCCGGCTGCCCGAGGCCGCAGCCGCGCCCTACGCTGGTCGCCACGAGGCCCTGACCCTGTCGCGCCTGGGTGAGCTGTGGCTGCACGTCACCGACCGCTGCAATCTGGCCTGCCGCCACTGCCTTTTTTGCTCCGGTCCGGCGGCCGGGACCGAGCTGCCGACCGAGACGGCCCTGGCCCGGGTGGCCGAGGCGGCGGCCCTGGGTTGCCGGGTCTTCGCGCTCACCGGCGGCGAACCGTTTTGCCATCCGGGGCTTTCCGACATCGTGGCCGCCGCCCTGGCCGTGCCGGGCAGCCATGTGGCCATCCTCACCAACGGCACAGGCTTTTCCGACCAGGCCGCCCTTGTCGCCTCCTGGCCCCGGGACCGGGTGCATTTCCAGGTGAGCTGCGACGGCCTGGCCCCGCGCCATGACGCCCTGCGCGGAATTGGCGCGTTCGCCCGGCTGGCCGACGATCTGGCCCGGGCCAGGGCCATGGGCTTTGGCGTCACTTTGTCGGCCTGCCCCACCCGGGACAACGTGGCCGATCTGCCGGCCCTGGCCGATCTGGCCGCCAACGTCGGCGCGGCCGGACTGCATTTCATGTGGCACTTCGCCGCCGGCCGGGGCCGCGACGACCATCGCCCGGACGATGACGCGCTTTTTGCCGCCGTCACCGAGGCGGCCCGGCGGGCCGAGGCGGCCGGCGTGGCCGTGGACAATCTGACGGCCCTGGCCGGCCAGGTGTTTTCCCCGGCCGGCACCCGCCACGACGGCGCGACGTCGGGCTGGGAATCCGTGGCCGTGGGTCCCGACGGCCGGCTCTACCCGAGCCCGGCGCTTATCGGCGAGGCGGCCGTGGCCACGCCCATCGGCCCCGGCGGGCTGGCCGCGGCCTGGCGGCACAGCCCGGTTTTGGCCGGGCTTCGCCGGGTCACCTGCGCCGATTCGGATGATCCCTGGCGGTTTGTATTGGGCGGCCCGGACCCGGACCATGCCTGGCGGCATGACGGCCGTTTTGACGGCGAGGACCCCTATCTGCCCCTGCGCCGCCGTCTGGCCGGCTGGATGATCGCCCGGGAGGCGGCCGGCGTGCCCGACGGCCGGCCGGACCGGCCCGGACTGCGGCTCAAGATGGGCGAGACCCACGAGAGCTGCCATGCCCACGGCGAGGTGGCCCTGGCCCACGCCAACTGCCTGCTGTCCATGGCCGGCACGACGAGCCTGGGCCACATCAAGGACTTCTACACCGAAGCCGCCGCCGTGGAAAAAGGCGACATCGTCAACCCGGTGCGCTATCCCCTGGAACTGGTGGACCATATCCCGGAATTTTACCGGGTGCGTGGCTACGGCTGCGGCTCGCCCGTGGCCGACGCCGCCCTGGTCCCGGGCGAGACGGTGATGGACCTCGGCTGCGGGGCCGGGGTGGAGTGCCTCATCGCCGCCCGGCAGGTGGGGCCGACGGGCCGGGCCATCGGGGTGGACATGCTGCCGGCCATGCTGGGCCGGGCGGCCAGGGCCGGGGCGGCCACGGCCGAGGTGCTGGGCTACGCCAACGCCGTTTTTCTCCAGGGCTATCTTGAAGCCCTGCCCGTGGCCGACGGGTCGGTTCACTGCATCGTCTCCAACTGCGTGCTGAACCTCTCTACGAAAAAGCGCCGGCTCTACGCCGAGATCCTGCGGGTGCTGGCCCCGGGCGGACGGCTGGTCTTTTCCGACGTGGCCACCGAAACCCCGGCTCCGGCCGTCATCCGCAACGATCCGACACTACGCGGCGAATGCATCTCCGGCACGCTGACCCAGACCGATCTGGTCGCCATCCTCGAAGAAGCCGGATTTACGGCCGTGCGTATCCTGCGCCGCTTTCCCTACCGGGTGGTGGGCGGCCACGACTTCTATTCCGTCACCGTGGAAGCGAAAAAACCGCTGACCGCGCCGATCCGCCGCCGGGTGCTCTACCGGGGGCCGTTTCGGGCCGTGGCCCTGGCCTCGGGCGAACTGCTGCCGGCCGGCGAGGTGCGCGAGGTCGAGCTCCACGAGGACGATCCGGCCGGGGCCTTCCTGCTGGTCCTGGACGAACGGGGAAACATCGCCAATCCAGATTTCGACGCCGGCGGTTCCTCGTGCTGCTGCGGTCCGGCTCCGAACGAAACCGTGACCGCGCTTTTACAAAAAACGGCCAACCAGCCGGCCTTGGCTCCGTTCAATATCGGCCCGCCCGTTCGGAACAATTCCTAG
- a CDS encoding YchJ family protein: MTDTELCPCTSGRPFADCCGPILAGTAKAATAEALMRSRYAAFVKNDMAYLGASLVAAKRPGFSASTIAAWNADVVWKGLEILETALGGPDDERGEVRFVASYEKDGQAGDIREHARFRKKGGRWYYLDGKLEAAEPQAAPKRAPAGRNDPCPCGSGVKYKKCCGK; the protein is encoded by the coding sequence ATGACCGACACCGAACTCTGTCCCTGCACCTCCGGCCGGCCCTTTGCCGACTGCTGCGGCCCGATCCTGGCCGGCACGGCCAAGGCGGCCACGGCCGAGGCGCTCATGCGCTCGCGCTATGCCGCCTTTGTCAAAAACGACATGGCCTACCTCGGGGCCAGCCTGGTCGCGGCCAAGCGGCCCGGGTTTTCCGCCTCGACCATCGCCGCCTGGAACGCCGATGTGGTTTGGAAAGGCCTGGAGATCCTCGAAACCGCCCTGGGCGGCCCGGACGACGAGCGCGGCGAAGTGCGCTTTGTGGCCTCCTACGAAAAGGACGGCCAGGCCGGCGATATCCGCGAGCACGCCCGGTTCCGCAAAAAAGGGGGCCGCTGGTACTACCTCGACGGCAAGCTGGAAGCGGCCGAACCCCAAGCCGCCCCCAAACGCGCCCCGGCCGGCCGCAACGACCCCTGCCCCTGCGGCTCCGGGGTGAAGTATAAAAAGTGCTGCGGTAAGTAG